Proteins found in one bacterium genomic segment:
- a CDS encoding T9SS type A sorting domain-containing protein → MKRHHPLWHISLSLLMLLIMHTSLFAQPQVPVTWGQARWLNSGCSLESYHSFIMMGDTLLAGGTLSDGSQNPNYTPVVAHSFDNGQTWSAWQRLDSNFYDNVRLILSGADGRIFAFYDTEDSTFHVTSQTMRSLDGGATWATCLPPISNRWLSAGTAVGRQVVVVNIDTQGHFDKRISISDDGGDHWRLLIPLAGDSTFVIGAGLTRTNILLDEARHVGRSSRVGVSVGDRSSQSWSPYQDLPGQPMAAYIINSLLTADSSSETAIQLSVCTHTDGFVMETLYYQRTTDAGVSWSLPRTLSQGATLSSYMAEPEAFCHGKLWGVAWQDYGSADSTRWGIYFRLSANHGKDWYPQQYVDGVAFYSWYGTGQFVGNEVRLYWQGFHDSWTTEDYRTVNGTLTPDTLPPALTLDLWGQDTIRQGDTLRLEATAADNDTLSEVRVLISDSGQVSTVSMERTSGSRYSTTFVVPHEGRFDYRGQAEDFWENITSVPDTGWLSFVAQGPSATSSFILPPSSFAVSVFPNPSNGWPSLQLAPEWFAQGPVTVSVYNLLGQRLLQRRLANSRTSLAPDAPSASGLFVLEVASGSRTARQKLLILK, encoded by the coding sequence ATGAAGAGACACCACCCCCTATGGCACATAAGTTTGAGCCTGCTGATGTTGCTCATCATGCATACCAGCCTTTTCGCCCAGCCACAGGTGCCGGTGACTTGGGGACAAGCGAGGTGGCTGAACAGCGGGTGCAGTCTGGAAAGCTACCATAGCTTCATCATGATGGGGGACACGCTACTGGCCGGTGGAACGTTGTCCGATGGCAGCCAGAACCCCAACTACACGCCGGTCGTGGCCCATTCCTTCGACAACGGGCAAACCTGGAGCGCTTGGCAACGGCTGGATAGCAACTTCTATGATAATGTCCGGCTCATCCTCAGCGGGGCAGACGGACGCATCTTTGCGTTTTACGATACTGAAGATTCCACCTTCCACGTGACCAGCCAAACCATGCGGTCGCTGGACGGCGGAGCTACATGGGCTACCTGTTTGCCGCCTATAAGTAATCGATGGCTTTCTGCGGGAACGGCTGTCGGCAGGCAAGTGGTTGTCGTCAATATAGACACCCAAGGCCATTTTGACAAGCGCATTTCGATCAGCGATGATGGTGGGGATCACTGGCGGCTCCTGATACCCCTCGCGGGCGATTCGACTTTCGTCATCGGAGCGGGGCTGACGCGGACGAACATCTTGCTCGATGAGGCCCGACATGTTGGACGTTCCTCGCGTGTGGGTGTGTCGGTCGGCGACCGCAGCAGCCAGAGTTGGAGTCCGTATCAGGATTTGCCCGGCCAACCGATGGCCGCCTACATTATCAACAGCCTGCTGACGGCCGATAGTTCCTCCGAGACCGCAATCCAACTCAGCGTCTGTACCCACACCGACGGCTTCGTGATGGAAACCTTGTACTACCAGCGCACCACCGATGCCGGTGTGAGCTGGAGTCTGCCGCGCACGCTCTCCCAAGGGGCGACGCTCTCGTCCTACATGGCCGAACCGGAAGCCTTTTGCCACGGCAAACTGTGGGGCGTGGCCTGGCAGGACTACGGCAGCGCCGATTCGACCCGCTGGGGTATCTATTTTCGGTTGTCGGCTAACCACGGCAAGGACTGGTACCCGCAGCAGTATGTGGATGGCGTGGCATTTTACAGCTGGTACGGCACCGGCCAGTTTGTCGGCAACGAGGTGCGGCTCTACTGGCAGGGATTCCATGACAGCTGGACGACCGAGGACTACCGCACCGTCAATGGAACCCTTACCCCGGACACGCTGCCGCCGGCGCTGACACTGGATCTATGGGGACAGGATACGATCCGGCAAGGCGACACCCTGCGTTTGGAAGCGACCGCCGCCGACAACGACACACTCTCGGAAGTGCGCGTGCTGATTTCCGACAGCGGTCAGGTCAGCACCGTGAGCATGGAACGGACATCGGGCTCGCGCTACAGTACCACGTTTGTGGTGCCGCATGAAGGCCGGTTCGATTATCGGGGCCAAGCCGAGGACTTCTGGGAGAACATTACCAGCGTCCCCGACACCGGTTGGCTCTCCTTCGTGGCTCAGGGGCCGTCCGCAACTTCATCCTTCATCCTTCCGCCGTCCTCCTTCGCGGTGTCGGTGTTTCCCAACCCAAGCAACGGCTGGCCATCGCTTCAGCTTGCACCGGAGTGGTTTGCGCAGGGGCCGGTCACCGTCAGCGTCTACAATCTGCTGGGACAACGACTGCTGCAACGGCGGCTTGCCAACAGTCGCACATCCCTTGCTCCCGATGCCCCGTCTGCCTCAGGACTTTTCGTGCTGGAGGTCGCCAGCGGCAGCAGAACCGCCAGACAGAAACTCTTGATCCTGAAATAA
- a CDS encoding right-handed parallel beta-helix repeat-containing protein gives MRFPNGNAAGTLDHLIYGSNWTNAVGAYPAFCESGVADMSFQQGVGSTIVMASPDGYSYCHAVCDQTSWLVRSIPITTITSLGECHYADDIPDRNCMAGGLTTTDACYDYHWWSTGTYTYYDTPWTPAVNDGNVPAGRWVYDLDGIEQENSAHSLQVEPIIVTTTTLPQGDPSLQHDPVTTDRMYWTSNERLLPVWNEVDPALAVPANMRPLVNLQISVDTYPVLKKIYGVAMGNEGEFETFVGDLPIHPNGEGIQNWQRVDPEQNPPFPVNTVPYDVKAIRCNVNGAEALVLATATNHGVFISGDQGAHWQSANAAVNGGDAIRALDVHKIVSDRNGWLHDKIAVMGWDASYVGQITFADLTHPSITWHEITYTPSLFQHWDHAWSGLSHASFGPYTDVALINHAADPIYPDDKSLIIQVKSSTGIAHTISLGTQEEGTKPFMRPEGGAGAPWIVYNPIGETGPTVKTLIEPDYMTWDSVTLFTESGNTRANVYDVASSPSGNYISFDGRTTDGQPRLWLDDQGWHPASCVGLPTQASWGYIAPANNQLYYLCDASAFVSSIWMSGDRGQNFTLINGNTYPDFGVHYRSVSVGQYDGMPAYIGGDIQSNHHGRLLRYDPNTGSWTAGEVANNGIVKVVADPLVSQVCWVATDSANSPAALFMVTYGGTMPPYSFHAQTWWEASDYSHASEYGIVDVQIEATDLQHRVLTMTLRTPDSNDDNVDHTVIKRWEFNVADALHPLPTTVSGDWIVVGDVTLPIGATVTVSAGAHLMFAPDAKLTVKGTLLAAGASGQEITFSRVGDDQTSPWNGIDVRGTANLSYCTITGASVGLSTTAATALLADHCTIQNNGQGIHIYSPAGSGAPTISNCEISVNSAEGISMMSTPLATISTCQIHDNFDDGILLTSSSPKISRCHVYANADFGLNGYASSPTLYCNTFEDDKSGEMLLANGSYPVLWNTNGVDGGSNSFTATDLTLITMEDSYPVCAGGANQFTIYGTKGFFMEDVSKSAPKHDVHGNSWYPTPPTAGAFWPSDLTLWSYSPTASFGGCEAPKSLSTNAAQTSFEQGYAAEMAGNTADASTAYTQTISQYPDSSWAQVAASRLLNNQMQVNSGYSDLLTYYGTVVTTHASDTCLVETAQDLATRALVEDHQYASAMNIYQQIMANPPSDVDSACAALDYAITVLRLQYDSLRSGLDSEAPVVSAQTIQSLRRAVERVIPAAPEAHHENYLKAPETCILEQNYPNPFNATTTIRYAVPASGQVRLTLYNVMGQQVATLVDAPQAAGYHSISWNGTCMASGVYIYRLEAASHTVTQKMLLLK, from the coding sequence TTGCGATTCCCAAATGGCAATGCCGCCGGAACACTCGATCACCTCATTTATGGTTCGAATTGGACCAATGCGGTCGGCGCCTATCCGGCGTTTTGCGAGTCGGGCGTGGCGGACATGTCGTTTCAGCAGGGTGTGGGTTCAACCATTGTCATGGCCAGCCCTGATGGATACAGCTATTGTCATGCCGTGTGTGACCAGACAAGTTGGTTGGTCCGGAGTATCCCGATCACTACGATTACCAGCCTCGGCGAGTGCCACTATGCGGACGATATTCCTGACCGGAATTGCATGGCAGGCGGTCTGACGACGACTGACGCATGCTATGATTACCATTGGTGGTCAACGGGCACATACACATATTACGACACTCCCTGGACTCCTGCGGTGAACGACGGCAATGTTCCGGCAGGGCGCTGGGTATATGATCTGGACGGAATTGAGCAGGAGAACTCTGCCCACAGCCTCCAAGTCGAGCCGATTATCGTAACCACAACCACACTTCCCCAAGGCGATCCTTCACTTCAACATGATCCGGTAACGACCGACCGGATGTACTGGACCTCTAACGAGCGCTTATTGCCTGTGTGGAATGAAGTTGACCCCGCACTGGCCGTACCTGCAAACATGCGTCCGCTCGTGAATTTGCAAATCTCGGTGGACACGTATCCGGTGCTCAAGAAGATTTATGGTGTCGCAATGGGAAATGAAGGGGAATTTGAGACGTTTGTTGGCGACTTGCCTATTCATCCAAATGGTGAAGGTATTCAAAACTGGCAACGAGTTGATCCTGAACAGAATCCACCGTTCCCGGTCAACACAGTGCCATACGATGTAAAAGCAATTCGCTGCAACGTAAACGGTGCGGAAGCGCTTGTATTGGCAACAGCGACAAACCACGGCGTATTCATTTCCGGTGATCAGGGAGCACATTGGCAATCGGCCAACGCAGCAGTCAATGGCGGTGATGCCATTCGCGCACTGGATGTGCACAAAATCGTGAGCGATCGCAATGGCTGGCTTCACGACAAAATCGCGGTTATGGGCTGGGACGCATCCTATGTGGGCCAAATTACATTCGCGGACTTGACACATCCCAGCATTACATGGCACGAGATTACCTACACTCCGAGTCTCTTTCAGCACTGGGATCATGCCTGGAGCGGTTTGAGTCACGCCTCGTTCGGACCGTACACGGATGTTGCCCTGATCAATCATGCCGCTGATCCCATTTATCCAGACGACAAGTCGCTGATTATTCAAGTAAAGTCATCAACTGGGATCGCTCATACAATTTCGTTGGGAACGCAAGAAGAGGGAACAAAGCCTTTTATGCGTCCGGAAGGAGGAGCAGGTGCCCCATGGATCGTCTACAACCCAATAGGCGAAACTGGCCCAACGGTCAAAACGCTGATCGAGCCTGACTACATGACATGGGATTCGGTCACTCTATTCACAGAGTCCGGTAACACACGAGCCAACGTTTATGATGTTGCATCCTCGCCGTCAGGAAATTACATATCATTTGACGGTCGGACAACTGACGGTCAACCCCGCCTATGGCTTGACGATCAGGGATGGCACCCTGCAAGCTGTGTGGGATTACCCACCCAAGCAAGCTGGGGGTACATTGCTCCGGCCAACAATCAGTTGTACTATTTGTGTGATGCCAGCGCCTTTGTCTCTTCCATCTGGATGTCAGGAGACCGTGGGCAGAACTTCACTCTGATCAACGGCAACACCTATCCTGATTTTGGCGTGCATTATCGTTCAGTGTCAGTTGGCCAATACGACGGCATGCCCGCTTACATCGGTGGGGACATCCAGTCCAACCATCATGGCCGCCTGCTGCGCTATGATCCCAACACAGGATCATGGACAGCCGGAGAGGTTGCAAACAATGGCATCGTTAAGGTTGTGGCTGATCCTCTCGTCTCCCAAGTCTGCTGGGTCGCCACGGACAGTGCTAACAGCCCCGCCGCGCTGTTCATGGTCACTTACGGCGGAACTATGCCCCCCTACTCGTTCCACGCGCAGACATGGTGGGAAGCATCTGACTATTCTCATGCGTCCGAATATGGTATTGTGGATGTGCAGATCGAGGCCACTGATCTCCAGCACCGCGTATTGACGATGACGCTGCGCACTCCCGATTCCAACGACGACAATGTCGATCACACCGTGATCAAGCGCTGGGAGTTCAACGTGGCGGATGCATTACATCCGTTGCCCACGACGGTCAGCGGCGATTGGATCGTGGTCGGCGATGTCACGCTTCCGATTGGTGCAACAGTCACGGTATCGGCAGGCGCGCACCTGATGTTTGCCCCGGATGCCAAGCTGACCGTCAAGGGCACGTTGCTTGCCGCAGGTGCCAGCGGACAGGAAATTACCTTCAGCCGCGTCGGCGACGATCAGACGTCACCATGGAACGGGATCGACGTTCGCGGCACGGCTAATCTGTCTTACTGCACAATCACGGGCGCGAGCGTCGGCCTGAGTACGACCGCGGCGACGGCACTTTTGGCAGATCACTGCACGATTCAGAATAACGGCCAGGGCATCCACATCTACAGTCCTGCAGGTTCGGGCGCACCGACGATCAGCAACTGCGAGATTTCGGTAAACAGCGCCGAGGGCATTTCGATGATGTCTACCCCGCTGGCCACGATCAGCACCTGCCAGATCCACGACAATTTCGACGACGGTATTTTGCTGACCAGCTCCTCGCCGAAAATCAGCCGCTGCCATGTGTACGCTAACGCGGACTTCGGCCTGAACGGCTACGCGAGTTCCCCCACACTTTACTGCAATACGTTCGAGGATGACAAGTCCGGCGAAATGCTCTTGGCCAACGGCAGCTACCCGGTGCTCTGGAACACTAACGGTGTGGACGGTGGCTCCAATAGCTTCACTGCCACCGATCTGACCTTGATCACGATGGAGGACAGCTACCCGGTCTGCGCCGGAGGCGCCAATCAGTTCACCATCTACGGCACCAAGGGCTTCTTTATGGAGGACGTCTCCAAATCCGCTCCTAAGCACGACGTCCATGGCAATTCTTGGTATCCCACCCCGCCCACGGCCGGGGCCTTTTGGCCGTCGGACCTGACGTTGTGGAGCTACTCCCCGACCGCCTCCTTTGGCGGCTGCGAGGCCCCCAAGAGCCTCAGCACCAATGCGGCACAGACCTCGTTTGAACAGGGTTACGCCGCTGAGATGGCGGGGAATACGGCCGATGCCTCTACCGCCTATACACAGACTATCAGCCAGTATCCGGACAGCAGTTGGGCCCAGGTCGCCGCTTCGCGCCTGCTGAACAATCAAATGCAGGTGAACAGCGGCTACAGCGATTTGCTGACCTACTACGGCACCGTAGTGACGACGCATGCAAGCGACACCTGTCTCGTGGAAACCGCGCAGGATCTGGCGACGCGCGCACTGGTGGAGGATCATCAGTACGCGTCCGCGATGAACATCTACCAGCAAATTATGGCTAATCCGCCCAGCGACGTGGATTCGGCCTGTGCGGCTCTTGACTATGCCATCACAGTGCTGCGCCTGCAATATGACAGCCTGCGTAGCGGCCTGGATTCAGAAGCCCCCGTCGTCTCCGCCCAGACCATTCAATCGCTGCGGCGTGCCGTGGAGCGGGTAATTCCTGCGGCTCCGGAGGCGCATCACGAGAACTACCTGAAGGCTCCGGAAACCTGCATCCTCGAGCAGAACTATCCGAATCCCTTCAATGCCACGACGACGATCCGTTACGCCGTGCCTGCATCAGGCCAAGTCCGCCTGACGCTTTATAATGTGATGGGACAACAGGTGGCGACCTTAGTCGATGCCCCGCAGGCGGCGGGCTACCATTCCATCAGTTGGAACGGAACATGCATGGCATCGGGCGTATACATCTACCGCTTGGAAGCCGCAAGCCACACCGTTACACAGAAGATGCTGCTGCTCAAATAG